The following coding sequences are from one Eucalyptus grandis isolate ANBG69807.140 chromosome 11, ASM1654582v1, whole genome shotgun sequence window:
- the LOC120290042 gene encoding DEAD-box ATP-dependent RNA helicase 7-like encodes MAVASSAESDKKHKKEKKSGSKGSESKQPKLPEHQGMRRRRRRGRRWSCARTTRKTSETSSELVDPENLKGKKKKKKKARLRGGDNKVAQEEKPNAVLNFRILDSLRLKLKDNGIEALFPIQSMTFDIVHDGTDLVGRACTGQLLSCPFWNL; translated from the coding sequence GCGTCTTCGGCGGAGTCGGACAAGAAGcacaagaaggaaaagaagagcggCAGTAAAGGCTCCGAATCCAAGCAGCCGAAGCTCCCGGAGCATCAGGGGAtgcgaagaaggagaagaagaggaaggcgcTGGAGTTGCGCAAGGACGACGAGGAAGACGAGCGAGACCAGCTCCGAGTTGGTTGACCCCGAGAActtgaaggggaagaagaagaaaaagaagaaggcgaGGTTGAGGGGCGGCGATAATAAGGTGGCTCAGGAGGAGAAACCCAACGCTGTGTTGAATTTCAGGATCTTGGACAGCTTGAGGTTGAAGTTGAAGGACAATGGTATCGAGGCGCTGTTTCCCATTCAGAGCATGACGTTTGATATCGTCCACGATGGGACTGATTTGGTCGGCCGTGCCTGCACTGGTCAG